A single genomic interval of Astyanax mexicanus isolate ESR-SI-001 chromosome 4, AstMex3_surface, whole genome shotgun sequence harbors:
- the sdr16c5a gene encoding short chain dehydrogenase/reductase family 16C, member 5a: protein MNFLVETLRLIVFSIYYLLEALVKMFIPIRKSIAGETVLITGAGSGIGRLLAVELAGMDVTVVLWDINVEGLKETARAMKEKGASRVHYYRTDCSDRAEVYRVADQVKREVGDVTILVNNAGIVTGKKFMDSPDSLIEKTFQINTMAHFWTYKAFLPAMTEKNHGHLVSVASSAGLIGVNGLADYCSSKFGAVGFAESVALELVASGKDGIKTTIVCPFFIDTGMFDGCGTKWPRLLPALKPEYVAKKIVNAIQTDQTYLYLPRAIYALMFVKNLVPFKEAVILGMYFGAFNFMDSFKGRQKKEN, encoded by the exons ATGAATTTCCTGGTGGAGACGCTTCGCCTGATCGTCTTTTCCATCTACTACCTGCTGGAAGCTTTGGTAAAGATGTTCATtccgatcaggaaaagcatcgcCGGAGAGACGGTCCTCATCACGGGAGCAGGAAGTGGGATCGGGCGGCTCTTGGCGGTGGAGTTGGCGGGAATGGACGTTACGGTGGTGCTGTGGGACATTAATGTGGAGGGTCTGAAGGAAACGGCTCGGGCGATGAAGGAAAAGGGAGCTAGCAGGGTTCACTACTACAGGACGGACTGCAGCGACAGGGCTGAGGTGTACCGAGTGGCAGATCAG GTCAAACGAGAAGTTGGAGACGTGACCATTCTCGTAAACAATGCTGGCATTGTTACTGGCAAGAAGTTCATGGATTCTCCAGATTCTCTTATTGAGAAGACTTTCCAGATTAACACAATGGCACACTTCTGG ACGTATAAAGCATTCCTCCCGGCGATGACTGAGAAGAACCACGGGCATCTGGTTTCGGTTGCCAGTTCTGCAGGCCTGATCGGTGTGAACGGTCTGGCAG ATTACTGTTCCAGTAAGTTTGGTGCGGTGGGCTTTGCTGAGTCCGTGGCTCTGGAGCTCGTTGCCTCGGGGAAAGATGGCATTAAAACCACCATAGTCTGCCCTTTCTTCATCGACACGGGCATGTTCGATGGCTGTGGTACAAA ATGGCCTCGTCTGCTTCCCGCCCTGAAGCCGGAATACGTGGCGAAGAAGATTGTGAACGCCATTCAGACAGACCAGACCTACCTTTATCTGCCGAGAGCCATTTACGCTTTAATGTTTGTAAAAAA cttgGTGCCGTTTAAGGAGGCCGTGATTCTGGGGATGTACTTCGGAGCTTTTAACTTCATGGACTCTTTTAAAGGAAGACAAAAGAAGGAGAATTAG
- the penka gene encoding proenkephalin a has protein sequence MALGVNVCWLLVLSSLAVSVRAECSRRCALCVYSLLDQPEESSTGSCTLACGGSVDSRTLEPCRDVLTEEERVAVDGLKLDGENPEHLLSKKYGGFMKRYGGFMMKKAAEVSGVTGTAESDRTDGISPSPSKKYGGFMKKDGAQGASASEEQMDLLREILRSGIRPEEPGRDLHKRYGGFMRRVGRPQWLDDHKGYGMYKRWDDGGETAVPDKRYGGFMD, from the exons ATGGCGCTGGGTGTAAATGTGTGCTGGCTGCTGGTGCTGAGCTCTCTGGCCGTATCGGTTCGGGCTGAATGCTCGCGGCGCTGTGCGCTCTGCGTCTACAGCCTGCTGGACCAACCAGAGGAGAGCAGCACGGGG AGCTGCACACTGGCGTGTGGAGGCAGCGTGGACTCGAGGACGCTGGAGCCGTGTCGGGACGTCCTGACGGAGGAGGAGCGAGTGGCCGTCGACGGCCTGAAGCTGGATGGAGAAAACCCAGAGCACCTGCTGTCCAAGAAGTACGGAGGCTTCATGAAGCGCTATGGAGGGTTCATGATGAAGAAGGCTGCAGAGGTCAGCGGGGTCACCGGCACCGCCGAGAGCGACAGGACGGACGGG ATTTCGCCCAGTCCCAGTAAGAAGTACGGCGGCTTCATGAAGAAGGATGGCGCTCAAGGCGCTTCAGCTTCGGAGGAGCAGATGGACCTGCTGAGGGAAATCCTGAGGTCAGGAATCAGGCCTGAGGAACCCGGGCGAGACCTCCACAAGCGCTACGGGGGCTTCATGCGCAGGGTGGGCAGACCGCAGTGGCTGGACGACCACAAGGGCTATGGCATGTACAAGCGCTGGGACGACGGCGGCGAGACGGCGGTGCCCGACAAGAGATACGGAGGCTTCATGGATTAA